Within Candidatus Eremiobacterota bacterium, the genomic segment GTCCCCCGAGGTGGAAAAGCTCCAGTGCTGCAATGCTCTGAAGACTGAAGCCCTGAAGGGGACCCTTGCAAGCCGCCGCTTCCAGGGGCTGATCCTTGCCATCAGGAGGGATGAGCACGGCATAAGGGCCAAGGAGCGGTACTTCTCCCCCAGGGACAGCGACTTTCAGTGGAACTATCAGAACCAGCCTGCCGAGCTCTGGGATTATTACTCGGGGGAGCCTTCCAGGGAAAAGCACTTCAGAATCCACCCTATGCTCCACTGGACAGAGCTTGACATATGGCGCTATGTCCAGAGGGAGCGCATTCCCATAGTGAGCCTCTATTTCGCAAAGAAGGGGAAGCGGTACAGGAGCATAGGCTGCGAGACCTGCTGCAGCCCCGTTGACTCCCAGGCCACCACCGTCGCCAAGATAGTGAAGGAGCTGGAAACCACCAAGGTTGCCGAGAGGAGCGGTCGTGCCCAGGACAAGGAAGATACTTACACCATGCAGAAGCTGAGAAGCCTGGGTTACATGTAACTATGAAAAGAAAGACGCTCAAGATAATAATTATCGGCCATGTGGATCATGGCAAGTCCACCCTCATAGGCCGCCTGCTCCTGGATACCAACTCGCTCCCGAAAGAGACTGTGGCTGAGCTCAAGAAGATTTCAAGGGAGCTGGGGCGGGACACGGAGCTTGCGTACCTCACTGATCAGCTCAAAGAGGAGCGCGAGCAGAGAATCACCATTGACACGACGCAGATATTTTTCAAGACGCCTAAAAGGGATTATGTAATCATTGACGTGCCGGGCCACGTGGAGTTTCTGAAGAACATGATAAGCGGCGCCACCCTCGCCGAGGTGGCCGTCCTTATCGTGGACACCAACGAGGGCATCATGGAGCAGACAAGGCGCCACGCCTATATCATCAAGCTCCTTGGGATAGAGAGGGTCATCGTCCTTTTCAACAAGATGGACCTTGTAGGATATGACCGTGCAAGATTTGAAGCGGTGCGCAGAGAACTGCTGCAGTTTCTCGAAAACCTCGCCATTGTAAACCCCATTGCCATCCCCGTTTCAGCCTGGAAGGGCGACAACATCTCAAAGCCTTCCCGGGCAATGGCCTGGTATGAAGGCCTCCCCTTCCTGGCTGCCCTGGAATCGGTGGAGAGCGGAGAGAAAAAGGCAGGGAGATACTTCAGGTTCCCCGTCCAGGATGTCTATGAACGACTTGGCGAGAGAGTGATGGTAGGAAGGATTGCCTCGGGCACCGTCAGGGAGGGAGACAGGGTCCTCAGGCTTCCCGAAGGCACCGCGGCAATGGTAAAGAAGATAGCGGTCTACCCCGCCACGAAGCCAAGCGCCGATGAAGGGGAGAGCGTGGGCATCATTGCGCCCGAAGCCCCCGGGGCGAAAAGGGGCGACGTGCTTGGCGATATAAATGATCCCCCCCTTGTGACCACGTCCTTCACGGGTAACGTGTTCTGGATGTCCCAGGAGCCCCTTGAAGCGGATAAGCCCGTGACGCTTCTGCTGGCCACGCAGGAAGCCACGTGCCGGCCCATCTCCATTGAGAAGCGTATCAACTCTTCAACGCTTGAAGTCATCGAGGAGCATGCTCGAAAGCTTGAAATGAATGAAGCAGCCATCGTGAAGTTCGCTGCCGAGTCCCCCCTGGTGGTGGAGCTTTTCTCCCATGTCGAGGAGCTCGGAAGGTTTGTCATCGAGAAGGACTACACCGTAATGGGCGCAGGAATAGTGACTGCAATTGATGCACAGGGGCATCCACGAGCGCGCTAGAAGAGCGGTGTGCCGTCAAGATCGCATTTTTTCAGTTCCTCGTCGCTCATCCCGCAGATTCTCAGCAGCGTAGGGGTCACATCCATGATGGAAGGCTTTTCCCTGGTGATTTTCCTGTTTGAGAAGAGGACTCCGGGGATGAGGGCCGGGTCAAAGAGGTGATCGCCTGACCATTTCTGGAGGTTGTCCTCAAGGAGCGCCGGGGGCACCCCGCCCAGGGCGGTCTGCCACGAAGCCCTGTAGCCCGTGTTGAAGCCGATGAAGAGGTCGGGCGTCTGCTCGGCCTTATTCCCCCAGAAGATTTCCTCCCTGGTGTAGACATTGTGAATGACGGGCTGCAGGTACTGGCCGTCTCTCCAGTTTTTCATCTTCTCCTTGAGCTCCTTCTTGAGGCTCTCGGCTTCCTCGCCGGGAGTCACGATGCCGTCCCTTTCGCGGCCTTTCAGGTTGAGGTAAAGGGCGCCGAACCCTGCGGCGTACACCCTGGTCTTTGACCAGTCGATATCCTTGAGAAGTTCCACACCCGAAGGAGCCTTGGGATCCCGGAGCTCGAGGTAGCCGTTCTTCCTGAGCCACGTGTTGACATGGACCATTCTCCTGAAGGAATTGAAGCCATGGTCGGAAAGGACTATCAGGATGTCCTCGCCGCCCATCTGAGCCAAGACTTCGCCCAGCACGGCATCAAGCTTCTTGTAGGAATCCTTGATGGCGTCGCGGTATCGGGGAGGGGCGTCCCTTTCGAAGAGAGGGTGGCTGCTGTCAATGTAACGCCAGAACATGTGAGAAGTCATGTCGGCTGTTTCAAAATAGGAATAAAGGATGCCCTTGGTAAAGCGCTTCAGCTCAAGGGAGAGAAGGGCCATTTTTTCTCTCTGCACCTCGTCAATCTGAGCAAGGAAGGGGTCCTCAGGGAGGATGTTCTGGTTGAGGGCCCACGTGTCCATGGGCATGCCCATGGTATAAAAGAGCCCTGTCTTTGAAGAGACCTCCTTGCTGTAGTTCCTGGGGGCTGATATGTCAAAGAGGGGATCACGGGGATCAAAATTGATGGGGCTGATGTAAAGCTTGAAATCGGGATTCGCGCCGAGAAGGTAGAATTTCACTATCCCCTTGGCCTTCCTGAAAGTGCCGATCTTGAAGGTCACGTCCTTGAAGTCGCTCCAGCGGTCCTTTTCAAGATCGAAGCTGTTGTTCTGGTATTCAATGGTCACCTTGTCGCCCTGGGGAGGAACGGTAACCTTTATCGGCACTTTCACGTTGTCAGACTTTCCCCTGGCGCTCGCGACCTTGGGGCCGATGAGGTTCATTACCATTACGGGCGCCTTGGCCACATGGAAGAAATTCCCCACGGAGACCTCGTCTTTCTCCACCTTCTCCGAGGTGTAAAGGGTAAGAGTGCCTTCCGTGCCCAGGATGTCGGGCACGCCCATGCCGGAGAGCATGCGGCCCATGATCCTGTCGGGGGGGAAGGTCACGGGGCAATGGAGCACCGTGGCGGGAATCCTTTTCTCGGTGGTGTAGTTCCAGAAGCATTTGCCGTCCACCACGCGGATGAAGCGGCCTTTGTCCATTTTCGAGAGGGAGAGGCTCAGGCCGTAATTGGCGGGGTCTCTCACGATGAAGTCAAAGAGGCCGTTCTTGCCGGGGTTCCTTCCTGTGGAAAATCCTGTCCAGGCCACGGGGGACTGCGAGGGATTGGTGGTGGAGAGGCGGCGGTAGGAGCCGGTTTCACTCAGTTTCTTCAGGTTGGGGAGCTCCCCCTTTGCCATCATGGGCTCCACGAGGTCGGGGGAGAGGCCGTCAAAGCCCAGGATAATCACCTTTTTATTGAAGTTCGCTGCCGGTTGGTTCATATACACTCCTGCCGCTATGGCAATCGCCAGGATAAGAATGAGAATGATCAGGAAAAGCTTGCGGTGATCCCAGAAGAACTTGAAGATCTTCTTGAAAAAGAGGCCTGCCGCGCCGAAGAGGCCCAGGATGAAGAGGAGTATCCCCGTCCCTGTTCCCACGAGGGTCATGCCCGTTCCCGGATCAATGTAGCCGAAGTCCATCGATGCCCCTTTATGCCGCGATGATAATGGTTTTCGGAAAAGTACTTTGCTGTTGTGCCCTCATGTTCCTCTGTAATGATAGCATAAAAAGGTTTTTCCCACAATCCTGCCGGAGAGGGAAATGGAGAGGATTCCCCGGGCATTCCCGTGGGAAAGGCCTCCACGACCCAGCGCCTTGAAAGCGCAGGTCTTTGCAGGCAGGAGTATCACCTTGATTACGGCCTGCAGACGGGGCAGGGAAGATACCCTCTCCTGAGGGCCTGCTCTCTCGTGAGAGAGGTCCCGCCGGTGAGCTTCTTGCAGGACATCTTGTGAAAGAACTTGCCGCTGCTCCCGATGAAGACCGTGGTGGTCCTGTCAGCGGGAGTGGTAGTGGCCGGTTTTTTTATCACCACTGTGCGGCGGGGCTGAACGGCCTGCGCAATGAGGCTGCCGGGGCGATCCCGTGAGTCGGCAGAGGCGGTGGCACAAAGGGGCAGCACGAGTGCCAGCGCCATGACGAGGATCATAGCTCCTTTGACAAAAGTCCTCCCGAGAATGCCGCTTTCCGGTGGGGGCTTATGCATGGCCCTTGTTCCTCCTGGTTTTTTACCTCTTGAAATAATACTCAAAGATAAAGGAGTTCGTCGGGAGCCCTCTTTCCCCTCCAGGGAGGGGAACCCTGAGGCAGGAGCCATGGTCACGGTCGATAATCCCGGGAAGGCTCGAAAGAGGAACGGAAGGATCTTCAGAGAAAGATGAGGGGTGTAGTGCTCAAATCGCTCTTGAGAAAGGTGAGTGACGGTATGGGGAGCCTCTTTGGAAAGAAGAAGGAACCCGCGGCTCCGGCGGGGCCCGTGGTGGTGCTCGAGACAGGCCAGGGTATCATCGAGATAGCCATCTGGCCGCATGTGGCGCCGAAGGCATGCGAGAACTTCACCAAGCTCGTGGAAAAAGGCTATTATAATGGAACAACCTTTCACCGGGTCATCAAAGGCTTTATGCTCCAGGGCGGCGACCCCGAGGGCACGGGATCGGGGGGCTCGTCGATATGGGGGAAGCAGTTCGAGGACGAGACAAGCCCCAGGGTGAAATTTGACAGGGAAGGGCTTCTTGCCATGGCCAACAGGGGCCCGAACACTAACGGAAGCCAGTTTTTCATCACCACTTCAAAACCGTCGCACCTCAACATGAAGCACACCATATTCGGAGAAGTGATAACCGGCTATGACGTCGTGAAGAAGATAGAGAACACGCCGACAGAAAAGCCCCAGAACAAGCCTGTGACACCGCAGAAGATCCTGAAGGCCTCACTGAAGCCGAAGCATTAGCCTGTCAGGCCCGCGCTCCCTCTTTTTCCGGTAGGGTAGGCCTGGTATAATGAAAGGAGCATTGATGGGAACTACGAGCGGAATATTCTCAAAGGCATGAATTTTCTCAAAAAGCTTTTTCCCGGAAAGAGGCAGTCCGCCGCGGCCAGGGATTCAGGACTTTTCCCCGAGAGCACCGTCGTCTTAACCGTTGATGACCACGCTGTCATCAGTGCCAGGCCGGGAGGGCTCACGGAGCGGGTCACATGGGACGAGCTTTCCCGTGTGGAGATCATGACTACCGATGAAGGTCCCCTGGTGGCCGATGTATTCTGGGTGCTCCATGGGAAGGACCGGGGATGCGTGATACCCCAGGGTGCCACCAACGAGCATGACCTCATCGAGAAGCTTGTCAGGCTTCCAGGGTTCAACCACAACGAAATGATAGAAGCCATGGCCTCGACGGAGAACCGCACCTTTCTGGTCTGGGAGAAAGGGGGAGAATCCCGCTAGAGCTTTCTCTTCACCCTGTCGCCGGTCCTGGCGGTGCCGCTCCCTGCGATTTTTTCCGCCGTGCTCTCGTTTTTGTCCACAAAGGTCACTTTAAGATCACAGGAGGCCGCTCCCTTCTCCCTGGGGATCAGGGTAAAGATCATGCCCTCCAGGACTCCCTTGGTCTTTCCTATGTCCAGCGTGACTCTCCCCTTGGTCACATCCAGCACGTAGCCTTCAAGCGCGGCCTGATGCGGGGCTTTCTTGAGTTTCATTTTCTCAATTTTCACTGAAAGTTCCCGGGCGAGGGCCACAAAGCCCTTGCCCAGCGATGATTCCTTGAATGTCTCCGTTTTATAGGGGAGGGCCGTGCCCTCCTTGAGGTCCTCTGCAGGCACCTCGATGGTCTTCTCGGCTTCAACACCTCCGGCGATGAAGCCCCCTTTTTTGTCGGTGAAGGTGAGGGCGCAGGCCACCGTGATATTGGTATTGTCGCTCTTGGCGAACTTCGTGACGGTGCCCCTCACAAGGTAAACTGGAGTACCGGCTTTCGCTCCCTCGGGGGTACTGCCCAGCACGAAGCGCTTTGATTTTTTTATCTGCCCTTCCATAAGCCTGGAAAAGAGTGTCGCGGGGTCAAGGGCGTCGCCCCACCAGGGCGAAAATCCCGTGGCCACCTTAAAGGAGTCTATCTCCACGGGAGTTTTCACTGGCGCCGCTTTGGGTGCTGCGTCACCGGAGGGCGCCGCCAGGGTGAACAGGGCTGCACACAGCAGTGCTGCAGAGATGATTTTTCTCATGGGATGGTTATTCTCCTTTCCTTAATTCATCCCTTACCCTTCGGCGCGGTTGTACCCCATGCCTTCAATGGTAAAACGGCATGGATGCCACTGGGAAAAGGGGCCGTCCCAGAAAAAATTGGAGGTCCCCCTGCGGGGGGTATCCCGGTAAATTCTCCGCTTCAGCTGCTTTCCCTCTGTGGTAAAACCAGGGGCTTGCAGGAGAAGAGGAAAAGGCATGGAAAAGTCACGGGATAAATTTTCTCGAGGAGGAAGTCGGCGATGAAAAGATCTTTCTGTCAGGCCCTCGCGGCAATCCTTATCCTGGCAGCCCTTGCAGCGGGGAACAGCGTTTATGCGGCGCCGGTGAAGTTTCAGGACAAGATGCTCTGGATACAGCTGGGGAACCAGATCAAGGACATTGATGACGCCATGCTGGAAAAGATAGCCGAGTGCGGCTTCTCCAAGGTGATTCTGCTGCACTCTTCAATCAATGAGCAGGGCTACTTCCCTGTCCTCCGATCCCTCACGAAGCGCTGCCATGCAAAGAAGATCAAGGTGAGCATGGGGACTCTTGTCTTCAAGGACACCTACCAGAAGCCTTACTGGCTCCGCAACCCGGGCCTGAGGAAATGCGACAGGGACGGGAAATACAGCGACACCAAGTATTATCACTACCAGATATGCCCTAA encodes:
- a CDS encoding GTP-binding protein, producing MKRKTLKIIIIGHVDHGKSTLIGRLLLDTNSLPKETVAELKKISRELGRDTELAYLTDQLKEEREQRITIDTTQIFFKTPKRDYVIIDVPGHVEFLKNMISGATLAEVAVLIVDTNEGIMEQTRRHAYIIKLLGIERVIVLFNKMDLVGYDRARFEAVRRELLQFLENLAIVNPIAIPVSAWKGDNISKPSRAMAWYEGLPFLAALESVESGEKKAGRYFRFPVQDVYERLGERVMVGRIASGTVREGDRVLRLPEGTAAMVKKIAVYPATKPSADEGESVGIIAPEAPGAKRGDVLGDINDPPLVTTSFTGNVFWMSQEPLEADKPVTLLLATQEATCRPISIEKRINSSTLEVIEEHARKLEMNEAAIVKFAAESPLVVELFSHVEELGRFVIEKDYTVMGAGIVTAIDAQGHPRAR
- the cysD gene encoding sulfate adenylyltransferase subunit CysD, with protein sequence MEYLDELESKSIFIIREAYSRLKNVSLLWSIGKDSTSMLWIARKAFFGSIPFPVMHIDTSYKFGEIYEFRDKYAREWGLELLISRNDEALKGGMSPEVEKLQCCNALKTEALKGTLASRRFQGLILAIRRDEHGIRAKERYFSPRDSDFQWNYQNQPAELWDYYSGEPSREKHFRIHPMLHWTELDIWRYVQRERIPIVSLYFAKKGKRYRSIGCETCCSPVDSQATTVAKIVKELETTKVAERSGRAQDKEDTYTMQKLRSLGYM
- a CDS encoding alkaline phosphatase family protein, which encodes MDFGYIDPGTGMTLVGTGTGILLFILGLFGAAGLFFKKIFKFFWDHRKLFLIILILILAIAIAAGVYMNQPAANFNKKVIILGFDGLSPDLVEPMMAKGELPNLKKLSETGSYRRLSTTNPSQSPVAWTGFSTGRNPGKNGLFDFIVRDPANYGLSLSLSKMDKGRFIRVVDGKCFWNYTTEKRIPATVLHCPVTFPPDRIMGRMLSGMGVPDILGTEGTLTLYTSEKVEKDEVSVGNFFHVAKAPVMVMNLIGPKVASARGKSDNVKVPIKVTVPPQGDKVTIEYQNNSFDLEKDRWSDFKDVTFKIGTFRKAKGIVKFYLLGANPDFKLYISPINFDPRDPLFDISAPRNYSKEVSSKTGLFYTMGMPMDTWALNQNILPEDPFLAQIDEVQREKMALLSLELKRFTKGILYSYFETADMTSHMFWRYIDSSHPLFERDAPPRYRDAIKDSYKKLDAVLGEVLAQMGGEDILIVLSDHGFNSFRRMVHVNTWLRKNGYLELRDPKAPSGVELLKDIDWSKTRVYAAGFGALYLNLKGRERDGIVTPGEEAESLKKELKEKMKNWRDGQYLQPVIHNVYTREEIFWGNKAEQTPDLFIGFNTGYRASWQTALGGVPPALLEDNLQKWSGDHLFDPALIPGVLFSNRKITREKPSIMDVTPTLLRICGMSDEELKKCDLDGTPLF
- a CDS encoding peptidylprolyl isomerase encodes the protein MGSLFGKKKEPAAPAGPVVVLETGQGIIEIAIWPHVAPKACENFTKLVEKGYYNGTTFHRVIKGFMLQGGDPEGTGSGGSSIWGKQFEDETSPRVKFDREGLLAMANRGPNTNGSQFFITTSKPSHLNMKHTIFGEVITGYDVVKKIENTPTEKPQNKPVTPQKILKASLKPKH